The Polynucleobacter sp. VK25 genome segment ACAGTGCCTTGCGCCAGATCTTTGATGTTAGCTGGCGCCTGCGCGGGCTTCTTATCGGGATTACTTGGAGTTGGTGGGGGCTTCATTATTGTGCCCTCTCTTAAGAAGTTTACAGATCTTCCAATGAAGGCAATCGTAGCTACATCATTAGGTGTCCTTGCTATGGTTTCTGCCGGGGGTGCAGCAATATCGCTAGCGTCAGGCATTTTAGATTTTTCGATTGCTGCTCCGTTTGCCATTGGATCTCTAGTGGGCCTGCTAATAGGCAAAGTCTTAGAAAAAAATATTAGCGGCCCAAGAGTTCAGCAAATATTTTCTGTTTTTACTTTTTTAGTTGCTTTGAGTCTTATTTATAAATGCATTATTTAACCTGGAGAAATATATGAAACCAACCCGTCGTCAATTTATGATTTTGTCTGCTGCTGGTGCCTGTACCTTGGCTTTGAACGGAAAAGTTCAAGCTCAAGCAATGGTTGCTGAAACAGATCCACAAGCCGCTGCTTTAGGTTACAAAGCGGTTGCCACAACTGTTGATAAAGCAAAGTATGCAAAGTATGCTGCTGGTCAAGAGTGCGATAACTGCGCCTTGTTCCAAG includes the following:
- a CDS encoding high-potential iron-sulfur protein, translated to MKPTRRQFMILSAAGACTLALNGKVQAQAMVAETDPQAAALGYKAVATTVDKAKYAKYAAGQECDNCALFQGKAGDATGGCSLFGTKKVAGKGWCSAYAKKA